A section of the Jannaschia sp. S6380 genome encodes:
- a CDS encoding urease accessory protein UreD: MAELGQSGCLKALMPRNRVEAVIVNTSGGITSGDRLEISAEAGAGAELNVTTQACERLYRAPGGPAHLDVALEAKPDAHLAWLPQETIAYDGARLRRRIEVDVDPSATLILCESVILGRAAMGERLRRLDVAEQWRVRRGGVLIHAEELRLGPPEALAGAALLNGAGALATVMVVAPDAAARLSDMRRALAPAGSLAGAAAWDGKVLARVLALDGLSLRRILIPLLRTLVPVPRVWLL, from the coding sequence TTGGCCGAACTCGGTCAATCGGGCTGCCTCAAGGCGCTGATGCCGCGCAACCGGGTCGAAGCGGTGATCGTGAACACGTCGGGCGGCATCACGTCGGGCGATCGGTTGGAGATTTCGGCCGAGGCGGGCGCGGGGGCCGAGTTGAACGTCACCACGCAGGCCTGCGAACGGCTCTACCGCGCGCCGGGTGGACCCGCGCATCTGGACGTCGCGCTAGAGGCAAAACCGGACGCGCATCTGGCGTGGCTGCCGCAGGAAACGATCGCGTATGACGGCGCGCGCCTGCGTCGCCGGATCGAGGTCGACGTCGATCCATCGGCCACGTTGATCTTGTGCGAGTCTGTGATTCTCGGTCGCGCGGCCATGGGCGAACGCCTCCGCAGGTTGGATGTTGCCGAACAATGGCGCGTCCGTCGCGGCGGTGTGCTGATCCATGCGGAAGAACTGCGCCTCGGGCCGCCGGAGGCCCTTGCCGGCGCCGCGCTGCTGAACGGGGCCGGTGCCCTCGCGACTGTCATGGTCGTCGCGCCCGATGCCGCAGCTCGTCTGAGCGACATGCGCCGCGCGCTTGCGCCGGCCGGTTCGCTTGCAGGCGCGGCCGCATGGGACGGCAAGGTCCTTGCGCGTGTTCTGGCCCTCGATGGCCTGTCGCTGCGGCGCATCCTGATACCCCTTCTGCGCACGCTCGTCCCCGTTCCCCGCGTCTGGCTTCTTTGA
- the infA gene encoding translation initiation factor IF-1: MAKEEMLEFPGVVKELLPNATFRVELENGHEIIAHTAGKMRKNRIRVLAGDKVQVEMTPYDLSKGRINYRFK; this comes from the coding sequence ATGGCCAAGGAAGAGATGCTCGAATTCCCCGGCGTCGTGAAGGAACTCCTGCCGAACGCGACATTCCGGGTCGAACTCGAGAACGGCCATGAGATCATCGCGCACACGGCGGGAAAGATGCGGAAGAACCGCATTCGCGTCCTTGCCGGCGACAAGGTGCAGGTGGAGATGACGCCCTACGACCTGTCGAAGGGCCGCATCAACTATCGCTTCAAGTAA
- the ureG gene encoding urease accessory protein UreG — translation MSPHGPLRVGIGGPVGTGKTTLVAAVVRAMPNCSIGVVTNDIYTREDADALVRMQVLPSDRIEGVETGGCPHTAIREDASVNLRAIDRLCARHPDLDLILIESGGDNLAATFSPDLADLTIYVLSVCGGGDVPRKGGAAIERSDLLVLNKADLAPHVHVDLADMERDAKTARAGRATIVTSLGRAAAGAGAKDDAAEIARFIFEEGGLAVTDGRKNQKPFDEAAAPSHR, via the coding sequence ATGTCCCCACACGGCCCCCTCCGCGTCGGTATCGGCGGTCCCGTCGGCACGGGAAAGACCACACTCGTCGCAGCCGTGGTGCGTGCGATGCCCAACTGCTCCATCGGTGTGGTGACGAACGACATCTACACCCGCGAGGATGCCGACGCACTGGTTCGGATGCAGGTCCTGCCTTCGGATCGGATCGAAGGCGTCGAGACGGGTGGCTGCCCGCACACTGCGATCCGCGAGGACGCCAGCGTGAACCTGCGCGCCATCGATCGCCTGTGCGCCCGCCATCCAGACCTCGACCTGATCCTGATCGAGAGCGGCGGTGACAATCTTGCCGCGACATTCTCTCCCGATCTCGCCGATCTGACGATATACGTCCTGTCGGTCTGCGGAGGCGGCGACGTGCCGAGAAAGGGCGGCGCCGCGATCGAGAGGTCCGATCTGCTGGTCCTGAACAAGGCCGATCTGGCCCCGCACGTCCATGTCGATCTTGCCGATATGGAGCGTGATGCGAAGACCGCCAGGGCCGGACGTGCGACGATCGTCACCTCTCTCGGTAGGGCGGCCGCCGGTGCGGGGGCGAAGGACGATGCCGCGGAAATCGCCCGGTTCATTTTCGAGGAAGGCGGGTTGGCCGTAACCGACGGTCGCAAAAACCAGAAACCCTTCGACGAAGCAGCGGCCCCAAGCCACCGCTAG
- a CDS encoding low molecular weight phosphatase family protein has product MGAPQSVLFCCDHNAVRSPMAEGLMKKMHGHAIYVQSAGVRNDLEIDGFAIAVCGEIGVELSRHRTRSFDEMREWGDDLEGFDLIVALSPASQRMAQELARHAHIEVEYWPIMDPTGLGETREEKLRSYRQTRDQIASRLEERFE; this is encoded by the coding sequence GTGGGGGCGCCGCAATCGGTGTTGTTCTGCTGCGACCACAATGCCGTCCGATCCCCCATGGCCGAGGGACTTATGAAGAAGATGCACGGTCATGCCATCTATGTTCAATCGGCAGGCGTCCGCAACGATCTGGAGATCGACGGTTTCGCCATCGCGGTCTGCGGCGAGATCGGCGTGGAGCTGTCGCGCCACCGGACACGCAGCTTCGACGAGATGCGTGAATGGGGCGATGACCTGGAGGGGTTCGATCTGATCGTGGCCCTGTCGCCCGCGTCGCAACGGATGGCGCAGGAACTGGCACGGCATGCCCATATCGAGGTGGAGTACTGGCCGATCATGGACCCGACCGGGCTGGGCGAGACGCGGGAGGAAAAGTTGCGCAGCTATCGCCAGACGCGCGACCAGATCGCGTCGCGGCTGGAGGAGCGATTCGAGTGA
- a CDS encoding succinate dehydrogenase, translating into MLDLRLYMAQRITAALMAPFVTVHLGVMIYAIQGGLSAAEILGRTQGSVPWFLFYGGFVMAAAIHAAIGLRVIAYEVLGLRLGAVRVLMWFSGLLLAGMGMWSVVAVTWGPA; encoded by the coding sequence GTGCTTGACCTGCGGCTCTACATGGCACAACGGATCACGGCGGCGCTGATGGCCCCCTTCGTGACCGTCCATCTGGGCGTCATGATCTACGCAATCCAGGGCGGTCTCAGCGCGGCCGAGATATTGGGCCGCACGCAGGGCTCGGTCCCGTGGTTCCTGTTCTACGGCGGGTTCGTGATGGCCGCCGCGATCCACGCGGCCATCGGATTGCGCGTCATCGCGTACGAGGTGCTGGGCCTGCGCTTGGGGGCAGTGCGCGTGCTGATGTGGTTTTCGGGATTGCTTCTTGCGGGCATGGGGATGTGGTCGGTAGTCGCCGTGACGTGGGGGCCGGCGTGA
- the yacG gene encoding DNA gyrase inhibitor YacG translates to MTCPICEKPTVAVYRPFCSRRCADVDLGRWLNGAYAVPSTDPDDAEEALDALEDAPPDGTRPH, encoded by the coding sequence GTGACCTGCCCGATCTGCGAAAAACCGACCGTCGCGGTCTATCGCCCGTTCTGTTCGCGACGCTGCGCGGATGTCGATCTGGGCCGCTGGCTGAACGGCGCCTATGCGGTTCCGTCCACCGATCCCGACGACGCCGAGGAGGCGCTGGACGCCTTGGAGGACGCGCCCCCGGACGGCACGCGCCCGCATTGA
- a CDS encoding urease subunit gamma: MHLTPREKDKLLIAMAATVARRRLERGVRLNHPEAVALITDFVVEGARDGRSVADLMQAGAQVVGVDQVMGGVAEMIHDVQVEATFPDGTKLVTVHAPIRGAASPAPGAVEASEGEIILNEGREATTLEVANTGDRPVQVGSHYHFAEANAALDFDRAAAHGLRLDIAPGTAVRFEPGQRREVSLIPFGGARRAVGFDGAVMGDL, encoded by the coding sequence ATGCACCTGACCCCGCGAGAGAAAGATAAACTGCTGATCGCGATGGCCGCCACGGTCGCTCGGCGGCGGCTGGAGCGCGGCGTGCGGCTCAATCATCCCGAAGCGGTCGCCCTGATCACCGATTTCGTGGTCGAAGGCGCGCGGGACGGCCGGTCGGTGGCCGATCTGATGCAGGCTGGGGCACAGGTGGTCGGGGTGGATCAGGTGATGGGGGGGGTCGCCGAGATGATCCATGACGTTCAGGTCGAGGCGACGTTCCCGGACGGCACCAAGCTCGTGACGGTACACGCGCCGATCCGCGGCGCCGCAAGCCCGGCGCCCGGCGCCGTCGAAGCGTCCGAAGGCGAGATCATCCTGAACGAGGGCCGCGAGGCGACCACCCTGGAAGTGGCGAATACGGGCGACCGACCGGTGCAGGTCGGAAGCCATTACCATTTCGCCGAGGCGAACGCCGCGCTCGATTTCGATCGGGCGGCGGCGCATGGTCTGCGGCTTGATATCGCGCCGGGCACCGCGGTCCGCTTCGAGCCCGGCCAGCGACGCGAAGTCTCGCTGATCCCGTTCGGGGGCGCGCGACGGGCGGTGGGCTTCGATGGCGCCGTGATGGGGGATCTTTGA
- a CDS encoding nucleoside triphosphate pyrophosphatase — MAGTEGGPRLILGSGSPRRSDLLGQLRLAPDAVRPPDIDETPRPDELPRAYCERITAAKLAAIQADPDDIVLCADTTVAVGRRILGKAEDAEQAARFLRLISGRRHKVVTAIGVRRGERSWTRTSVTSVKIKRLSDLEIDGYLATGDWQGKAGAYAIQGPAGAFVSWIEGSYTGVMGLPVHETANLLQAAGLEVWR; from the coding sequence GTGGCCGGAACCGAGGGAGGTCCGCGCCTGATCCTCGGGTCGGGATCGCCCCGCCGGTCGGACCTGCTGGGCCAGCTCAGGCTCGCCCCGGACGCGGTGCGCCCGCCCGATATCGACGAGACGCCGAGGCCGGACGAACTCCCGCGAGCCTATTGCGAGCGCATCACCGCGGCCAAGCTGGCCGCTATTCAGGCCGATCCCGACGACATCGTTCTCTGCGCCGACACCACCGTCGCCGTCGGCCGCCGCATCCTGGGCAAGGCCGAGGATGCGGAGCAGGCGGCACGGTTCCTGCGCCTGATCTCGGGACGGCGGCACAAGGTCGTGACCGCCATCGGCGTGCGGCGCGGCGAGCGGAGCTGGACGCGCACCAGCGTGACCTCGGTCAAGATCAAGCGGTTGTCGGATCTGGAGATCGACGGCTACCTCGCCACCGGCGACTGGCAGGGCAAGGCCGGCGCCTATGCCATCCAGGGGCCGGCGGGCGCGTTCGTCTCCTGGATCGAGGGCAGCTATACCGGCGTTATGGGCCTGCCGGTGCATGAGACCGCCAACCTGCTGCAGGCGGCGGGACTGGAGGTTTGGCGATGA
- a CDS encoding urease accessory UreF family protein: protein MTDTVALVRLMSWLTPAMPTGGFAWSGGLEAAVREKCIENKDALGDWMEDVLRAGPMRVDAALLARAMAGEEVSELALALATSPGRAAETEEQGDAFLTAAAAWMDGSPTRPCALPAAVGWAARAAGLSAEQTVAAYLHAQVAAALQAALRLMPLGQTGSTRLMARLEPTIVATARDVIADPNLGTVAFGAEIAALRHGTLPARLFRS from the coding sequence ATGACTGATACGGTCGCTCTCGTCCGGTTGATGTCCTGGCTCACCCCCGCCATGCCGACGGGCGGCTTCGCATGGTCGGGGGGGCTGGAGGCCGCCGTTCGGGAAAAGTGCATCGAGAACAAAGACGCGCTTGGCGACTGGATGGAGGACGTGCTGCGCGCGGGCCCGATGCGCGTGGATGCCGCACTGCTGGCGCGCGCGATGGCTGGCGAGGAAGTCTCCGAGCTGGCGCTGGCGCTTGCCACTTCGCCCGGGCGCGCGGCGGAAACGGAAGAGCAGGGCGACGCCTTCCTTACCGCGGCCGCAGCATGGATGGATGGCAGTCCGACGCGTCCCTGCGCCTTGCCTGCCGCCGTCGGCTGGGCCGCGCGGGCCGCCGGACTGTCCGCCGAGCAGACGGTGGCGGCCTATCTGCACGCGCAGGTCGCCGCTGCCCTGCAAGCGGCACTACGGCTGATGCCGCTCGGCCAGACCGGATCGACACGCCTGATGGCGCGGCTGGAGCCGACCATCGTCGCAACCGCGCGCGACGTCATCGCCGACCCGAACCTGGGCACGGTCGCCTTCGGCGCCGAGATTGCCGCCCTGCGTCACGGCACGCTTCCCGCGAGGCTTTTCCGTTCATAG
- a CDS encoding ribonuclease E/G, with protein sequence MKGMQVILGYHDGRSAAARMVDGRLDDLLIDAADDRPVPGTVFRAICDRPVKGQGGMFVRLGDGLTGWHRNAKGLAPGQALLVQVSGHAEDGKAVPVTDRVLFKSRYCIVTPGAPGLNVARSLTDDDERDRLLEIANETVPERDGTGIILRTACEGIEAEALIDDLTATWDLAQQVLSDDGRDAERLLDGPDAHGLAWRDWDGEASDDWDAVAHQIEALRRSDVNVGPATFHIELTRALVAVDVNTAEGGAGGLKANLSLAREIPRQLRLRGLGGQIVLDLAPMPKKDRKTFESALRGAFRSDPVETSLIGWTPLGHFELTRRRERRPLEELL encoded by the coding sequence ATGAAGGGCATGCAGGTCATCCTGGGTTATCACGACGGCCGGTCCGCCGCCGCGAGGATGGTCGACGGGCGGCTTGACGACCTGCTGATCGACGCGGCCGACGATCGCCCCGTGCCCGGCACCGTGTTCCGCGCGATCTGCGACCGCCCCGTGAAGGGGCAGGGGGGCATGTTCGTGCGTCTGGGCGACGGTCTGACCGGCTGGCATCGGAACGCGAAGGGGCTGGCCCCGGGTCAGGCGCTGCTGGTGCAGGTGAGCGGACATGCCGAGGACGGCAAGGCCGTGCCGGTCACCGACCGCGTCCTGTTTAAGTCGCGCTACTGCATCGTCACGCCGGGCGCGCCCGGCCTGAATGTCGCGCGCAGCCTGACCGATGACGACGAACGCGACCGCCTGCTGGAGATCGCGAACGAGACCGTGCCGGAGCGCGATGGCACGGGGATCATCTTGCGCACCGCTTGCGAAGGGATCGAAGCGGAGGCGCTGATCGACGATCTGACCGCGACTTGGGACCTGGCGCAGCAGGTCCTGTCGGATGACGGGCGGGACGCCGAACGCCTGCTCGATGGGCCGGACGCGCATGGACTGGCCTGGCGCGACTGGGACGGGGAGGCTTCCGACGATTGGGACGCGGTCGCCCACCAGATCGAGGCACTGCGCCGGTCGGACGTGAATGTCGGCCCCGCGACCTTCCATATCGAGCTGACCCGCGCACTTGTCGCCGTCGACGTCAACACGGCCGAGGGCGGGGCCGGCGGTTTGAAGGCGAACCTGTCGCTGGCGCGGGAAATCCCGCGCCAACTGCGTCTGCGCGGCCTCGGCGGGCAGATCGTGCTGGACCTCGCGCCCATGCCCAAGAAGGATCGCAAGACCTTCGAGAGCGCCCTGCGCGGCGCGTTCAGGTCCGATCCGGTCGAGACGTCGCTGATCGGGTGGACCCCGCTTGGGCATTTCGAGTTGACCCGCCGGCGCGAACGCCGCCCGTTGGAGGAACTTTTGTGA
- a CDS encoding urease accessory protein UreE — MTARIEKGGEATDAIVLRHDERRVRRKRLVSQGGIEIMLNEPRAVTLEAGDRLVTDAGTVEVIAADEDLTEVRGHDAVHLLILAWQIGNRHLPAQIAGDRIIVLRDGVIGDMLKGLGATLRNVRGPFQPVGGAYDGTHSHGRVHHDPHD, encoded by the coding sequence ATGACGGCGCGGATCGAGAAGGGCGGTGAGGCCACCGATGCGATCGTCCTGCGCCACGACGAGCGACGCGTCCGGCGCAAGCGGCTGGTCTCGCAGGGTGGGATCGAGATCATGCTGAACGAGCCCCGCGCCGTCACCCTCGAGGCCGGTGACCGGCTGGTCACGGATGCCGGCACCGTCGAGGTGATCGCCGCCGACGAGGATCTGACGGAGGTCCGGGGGCATGATGCCGTCCACCTTCTGATCCTGGCCTGGCAAATCGGCAACCGGCACCTGCCGGCCCAGATTGCCGGGGATCGCATTATCGTTCTGCGCGATGGCGTCATCGGCGACATGCTCAAGGGGCTGGGTGCGACGCTGCGCAACGTCCGCGGGCCCTTCCAACCCGTAGGTGGCGCCTACGACGGCACGCATTCCCACGGTCGCGTTCACCATGATCCCCATGACTGA
- the ureC gene encoding urease subunit alpha, producing MAVMNRADYAAMFGPTVGDRVRLADTDLWITPERDLTIHGEEVKFGGGKVIRDGMGQSQASRADGAVDTVITNALVLDAGGIFKADVGLKDGRIHAIGKAGNPDVQDGVDIVIGPGTEAIAGEGRILTSGGFDSHIHFICPQQVEEALMSGVTTMLGGGTGPAHGTLATTCTPGPWHIGRMIQALDGVPMNIGLSGKGNASRPEALREMVEGGACALKLHEDWGTTPAAIDCCLTVADEMDVQVMIHTDTLNESGFVERTVDAIGGRTIHAFHTEGAGGGHAPDIMRICGLPNVLPSSTNPTRPFTVNTVEEHLDMLMVCHHLDKSIPEDIAFAESRIRRETIAAEDILHDIGAFSIIASDSQAMGRVGEVIIRTWQTAHKMKVQRGGLGEGPEDNFRARRYIAKYTINPAIAHGLSSEIGTVASGKRADLVLWSPAFFGVKPDLVLLGGMIAAAPMGDPNASIPTPQPVHMRPMFGAMGRAARLSGTTFVSQAALDGGLAERLETERPMTAVTNVRGGISKADMVLNDAVPEMHIDPETYEVRADGELLTCAPADSLPMAQRYFLF from the coding sequence ATGGCGGTGATGAATCGTGCCGACTACGCCGCGATGTTCGGCCCCACCGTTGGCGACCGGGTGCGCCTTGCCGACACCGACCTCTGGATCACGCCGGAACGGGATCTGACTATTCACGGGGAGGAAGTGAAATTCGGCGGCGGCAAGGTGATCCGCGACGGCATGGGCCAGTCACAGGCAAGCCGCGCGGACGGTGCCGTGGATACCGTCATCACCAATGCGCTGGTGTTGGACGCGGGCGGCATCTTCAAGGCCGATGTCGGATTGAAGGACGGGCGCATCCACGCCATCGGCAAGGCCGGCAACCCGGATGTGCAGGACGGGGTCGATATCGTCATCGGACCGGGCACCGAAGCCATCGCGGGGGAAGGACGCATCCTGACATCCGGCGGCTTCGACAGCCACATCCACTTCATCTGTCCCCAGCAGGTCGAGGAGGCCCTGATGTCGGGCGTGACCACGATGCTGGGCGGCGGGACCGGGCCCGCGCATGGGACGCTGGCCACGACCTGCACGCCCGGGCCGTGGCATATAGGGCGGATGATCCAGGCGCTCGACGGCGTACCGATGAACATCGGCCTATCGGGCAAGGGCAATGCATCGCGACCCGAGGCGCTGCGCGAGATGGTGGAGGGCGGCGCCTGCGCGCTCAAGCTGCACGAGGACTGGGGCACGACGCCTGCGGCGATCGACTGTTGCCTGACCGTCGCCGACGAGATGGACGTGCAGGTGATGATCCACACCGACACGCTGAACGAATCCGGCTTCGTCGAACGTACCGTCGACGCGATCGGCGGCCGCACGATCCACGCCTTCCACACCGAAGGCGCAGGGGGCGGGCATGCGCCCGACATCATGCGCATCTGCGGTCTGCCGAACGTGCTGCCGTCCTCGACGAACCCGACCCGACCATTCACTGTCAACACGGTCGAGGAGCACCTGGACATGCTGATGGTCTGTCACCATCTGGACAAGTCGATCCCCGAGGACATCGCGTTCGCTGAAAGTCGAATTCGCCGGGAAACCATTGCCGCCGAAGATATCCTGCATGACATCGGGGCGTTTTCGATCATCGCGTCCGACAGCCAGGCCATGGGCCGCGTCGGTGAGGTGATCATCCGCACCTGGCAGACGGCGCACAAGATGAAGGTCCAGCGCGGCGGGCTCGGCGAGGGACCGGAGGACAATTTCCGCGCCCGACGCTACATCGCAAAGTACACGATCAACCCCGCAATCGCGCATGGACTGTCGTCCGAGATCGGCACCGTCGCTTCGGGAAAGCGCGCCGACCTCGTCCTGTGGTCGCCCGCCTTCTTCGGTGTGAAGCCCGACCTGGTGCTGCTGGGCGGCATGATCGCCGCCGCTCCGATGGGCGACCCCAACGCCTCGATCCCGACGCCGCAGCCGGTTCACATGCGGCCGATGTTCGGTGCGATGGGGCGCGCGGCCAGGCTGTCGGGAACGACTTTCGTATCTCAGGCGGCGCTTGATGGCGGATTGGCCGAACGGCTTGAAACGGAACGTCCGATGACGGCCGTGACGAACGTGCGCGGCGGCATATCGAAGGCGGATATGGTGCTGAACGACGCCGTCCCCGAAATGCACATCGACCCCGAAACCTACGAGGTGCGCGCCGACGGCGAACTGCTGACCTGCGCCCCGGCGGACAGCCTGCCCATGGCGCAGCGCTACTTCCTGTTCTGA
- the sdhC gene encoding succinate dehydrogenase, cytochrome b556 subunit, protein MRGGYRGHPLWWAYALHRVSGLALALFLPVHFWVLAQALSAPARLDGLLALTEQPLVKLAEFGLVFGLAVHMLGGLRLLALEWLPWTPRQKTLAALAAAVSFLVSGLFLLRAV, encoded by the coding sequence GTGAGGGGCGGATATCGCGGCCACCCGCTCTGGTGGGCCTATGCGCTTCACCGGGTGTCGGGGCTGGCGCTGGCGCTGTTCCTGCCCGTGCATTTCTGGGTGCTCGCACAGGCGCTTTCGGCACCGGCGCGACTGGATGGTCTGCTTGCGCTTACCGAACAGCCGCTGGTCAAGCTGGCTGAGTTCGGGCTGGTATTCGGGCTTGCCGTCCACATGCTGGGCGGGCTGCGCCTGCTCGCGCTCGAGTGGCTGCCCTGGACGCCACGACAAAAGACGCTCGCCGCGCTCGCCGCGGCCGTCTCGTTCCTGGTGTCGGGTCTGTTTCTTCTGAGGGCCGTCTAG
- a CDS encoding 2Fe-2S iron-sulfur cluster-binding protein, which yields MPAELSEGSERLNVRIWRGNASGGAFQAYDVPVRRSQTVLDLVAWVQQNADPSLSYRYACRVGMCGSCAMMVNGVPRWTCRTHVSKVSDGGTISIGPLRNLPVIKDLATDMDPFFDKWVAAEAVHHPSRSRHEGIVPIDPASPARVEANTGIECINCSICYAACDTVAGNPDFLGPAALNRAWTLFNDARDGDEQAILDAVSGAGGCHNCHSQGSCAVHCPNALNPMKAIAGLKRETTRAYLRGRRRA from the coding sequence GTGCCAGCAGAGCTTTCCGAGGGATCCGAGAGGCTGAACGTTCGCATCTGGCGCGGGAACGCGTCGGGCGGGGCGTTCCAGGCCTACGACGTGCCCGTCCGGCGGAGCCAGACCGTCCTCGACCTCGTCGCGTGGGTTCAACAGAATGCCGATCCGTCGCTGAGCTATCGCTATGCCTGCCGTGTCGGCATGTGCGGCAGCTGTGCGATGATGGTGAACGGCGTCCCGCGTTGGACCTGTCGCACCCATGTCTCGAAGGTGTCCGACGGGGGAACGATCTCCATCGGTCCGTTGCGGAACCTTCCGGTGATCAAGGATCTGGCCACCGACATGGACCCGTTCTTCGACAAATGGGTCGCGGCCGAGGCCGTCCACCACCCCAGCCGCAGCCGCCATGAGGGCATCGTGCCCATCGACCCGGCCTCCCCCGCCCGGGTCGAGGCGAATACGGGGATCGAATGCATCAACTGCTCCATCTGCTACGCCGCCTGCGATACGGTCGCAGGCAACCCCGACTTCCTGGGGCCGGCGGCGCTGAACCGAGCCTGGACATTGTTCAACGACGCGCGGGACGGGGACGAACAGGCGATCCTCGACGCGGTCTCGGGGGCGGGCGGTTGCCACAACTGTCACAGCCAGGGCAGTTGCGCCGTGCATTGTCCGAATGCGCTGAACCCGATGAAGGCGATCGCGGGGCTGAAACGCGAGACGACGCGGGCGTATCTGCGGGGGCGGCGGCGTGCTTGA